A part of Streptomyces sp. DSM 40750 genomic DNA contains:
- a CDS encoding HGxxPAAW family protein, translated as MAGSSHGHTPAAWTGVTIAFIGFCVSGAYMVMAQPLGFWAGMVIIVLGGVVGVIMRAMGMGQPKDAHAVYETAAARTKTATTPEPAGAKG; from the coding sequence ATGGCGGGCAGCAGCCACGGTCACACCCCGGCCGCATGGACCGGCGTCACCATCGCCTTCATCGGTTTCTGCGTCTCGGGCGCCTACATGGTGATGGCCCAGCCGCTGGGATTCTGGGCCGGCATGGTCATCATCGTCCTCGGCGGCGTCGTCGGCGTGATCATGCGCGCCATGGGCATGGGCCAGCCGAAGGACGCGCACGCCGTGTACGAGACGGCGGCGGCGCGCACCAAGACCGCGACGACTCCCGAGCCGGCCGGCG
- a CDS encoding TIGR02234 family membrane protein — protein MEYVTAAPHPPSEPAFVRAGRRSLALALLSGALGAAVVLLASRQRWSEGTASVAGGAFPLTAKGSDVTGVPASLAVVGLAALVAVFAVRRSGRLLVAVLLALSGAGTIAAALLGAYDSSALDDKAAEASGDNAATVEALSHTGWPYVAAVGGALILLAGLLALRYGRLWPAMSGRYERDGTPRPRKAKPVDPDRPEDMWKALDRGEDPTGPDPA, from the coding sequence GTGGAGTACGTGACAGCAGCACCTCACCCCCCTTCCGAACCCGCGTTCGTCCGTGCAGGCCGGCGCAGCCTCGCCCTGGCGCTGCTCAGCGGTGCGCTCGGCGCGGCCGTCGTGCTGCTCGCCAGCCGCCAGCGGTGGTCGGAGGGCACCGCCTCGGTGGCCGGCGGCGCCTTCCCGCTGACCGCCAAGGGCAGCGACGTCACGGGCGTGCCCGCGTCCCTCGCCGTGGTGGGCCTCGCCGCGCTCGTCGCCGTCTTCGCCGTACGCCGGTCCGGGCGCCTCCTGGTCGCCGTCCTGCTGGCCCTCTCCGGCGCGGGCACGATCGCCGCCGCGCTGCTCGGCGCGTACGACAGTTCGGCGCTCGACGACAAGGCGGCCGAGGCCTCCGGCGACAACGCCGCGACCGTCGAAGCGCTCAGCCACACCGGCTGGCCGTACGTCGCGGCCGTCGGCGGCGCCCTCATCCTGCTTGCCGGGCTGCTCGCGCTCCGCTACGGACGGCTGTGGCCCGCGATGTCCGGCCGCTACGAACGCGACGGCACCCCCCGGCCGCGCAAGGCCAAGCCGGTCGACCCCGACCGGCCCGAGGACATGTGGAAGGCCCTGGACCGCGGCGAGGACCCCACGGGACCGGACCCGGCTTGA
- a CDS encoding anthranilate synthase component I, translating into MDLETFRKLASDRRVIPVSRKLLADGDTPVALYRKLAAERAGTFLLESAENGRTAFQWSRYSFVGVRSHATLTARDGQAHWLGTPPVGVPVDGDPLAALRATIDALHTPHQEGMPPFTGGMVGYLGYDIVRRLEKIGPGERDDLRLPELTMLLTSDLAVMDHWEGSVLLIANAINHNDLDTGVDEAYADAVARLDAMQADLARPVAQPPAALPPSELPEYTALWGGPDFQEAVEDIKERIRAGEAFQVVPSQRFETPCTASALDVYRVLRATNPSPYMYLFRFDGFDVVGSSPEALVKVEDGQAMVHPIAGTRHRGATPQEDQALADELLADPKERAEHLMLVDLGRNDLGRVCEPGSVEVVDFMSIERYSHVMHIVSTVTGRVAAGRTAFDVLTACFPAGTLSGAPKPRAMQIIDELEPSRRGLYGGCVGYLDFAGDSDTAIAIRTALLRDGTAYVQAGAGIVADSDPVAEDTECRNKAAALLRAVHTANRLGQ; encoded by the coding sequence ATGGACCTCGAGACGTTCCGCAAGCTGGCCTCCGACCGCCGGGTCATCCCCGTCAGCCGCAAGCTCCTCGCCGACGGCGACACCCCGGTCGCCCTCTACCGCAAGCTCGCCGCCGAGCGCGCCGGCACCTTCCTCCTGGAGTCGGCGGAGAACGGCCGCACGGCGTTTCAATGGTCTCGCTACTCCTTCGTAGGCGTCCGCAGCCACGCCACCCTCACCGCCCGCGACGGCCAGGCCCACTGGCTCGGCACCCCGCCCGTCGGCGTCCCCGTCGACGGGGACCCCCTCGCCGCCCTGCGCGCCACCATCGACGCCCTCCACACCCCCCACCAGGAGGGCATGCCGCCCTTCACCGGCGGCATGGTCGGCTACCTCGGCTACGACATCGTGCGCCGCCTGGAGAAGATCGGCCCCGGCGAGCGCGACGACCTCCGGCTGCCCGAGCTGACCATGCTGCTGACGAGCGACCTGGCGGTCATGGACCACTGGGAGGGCTCGGTCCTGCTGATCGCCAACGCCATCAACCACAACGACCTGGACACGGGCGTCGACGAGGCCTACGCCGACGCGGTGGCCCGCCTCGACGCCATGCAGGCCGACCTCGCCCGGCCCGTCGCCCAGCCCCCGGCGGCCCTCCCGCCCTCCGAACTGCCCGAGTACACCGCGCTCTGGGGCGGCCCGGACTTCCAGGAGGCCGTCGAGGACATCAAGGAGCGCATCCGGGCCGGCGAGGCCTTCCAGGTCGTCCCCTCCCAGCGCTTCGAAACGCCGTGCACGGCCAGCGCGTTGGACGTCTACCGGGTCCTCAGGGCGACCAACCCGTCCCCGTACATGTACCTGTTCCGCTTCGACGGCTTCGACGTCGTAGGTTCCTCCCCCGAGGCCCTGGTCAAGGTCGAGGACGGGCAGGCCATGGTCCACCCCATCGCCGGCACCCGGCACCGGGGCGCGACCCCGCAGGAGGACCAGGCCCTCGCCGACGAACTGCTCGCCGACCCCAAGGAGCGCGCCGAGCACCTCATGCTCGTCGACCTGGGCCGCAACGACCTGGGCCGGGTCTGCGAACCGGGCTCGGTCGAGGTCGTCGACTTCATGTCCATCGAGCGGTACTCCCACGTCATGCACATCGTGTCCACCGTCACCGGCCGGGTCGCGGCGGGCCGCACGGCCTTCGACGTGCTGACCGCCTGCTTCCCCGCCGGCACCCTCTCCGGCGCCCCGAAGCCGCGCGCCATGCAGATCATCGACGAGCTGGAGCCGTCCCGCCGGGGCCTCTACGGCGGCTGCGTCGGCTATCTCGACTTCGCGGGCGACTCCGACACCGCCATCGCCATCCGTACGGCCCTGTTGCGCGACGGCACCGCGTACGTCCAGGCCGGCGCCGGCATCGTCGCCGACTCGGACCCCGTCGCCGAGGACACCGAGTGCCGCAACAAGGCGGCGGCGCTTCTGCGCGCGGTGCACACGGCGAACCGACTCGGACAATAG
- the hisI gene encoding phosphoribosyl-AMP cyclohydrolase, protein MTSTPSSSSPTGPGAPVGPGAPSALDPDIAARLKRSADGLLPAIAQQYDTGEVLMLGWMDDEALHRTLTTGRCTYWSRSRREYWVKGDTSGHFQWVKSVALDCDADTVLVKVDQVGAACHTGARTCFDEDVLKAAEGGADCDVPSLDQ, encoded by the coding sequence ATGACCAGCACGCCGTCCTCCAGCAGCCCCACCGGTCCCGGAGCCCCCGTCGGCCCCGGCGCTCCCAGCGCGCTGGACCCCGATATCGCCGCGCGCCTCAAGCGCAGCGCCGACGGGCTCCTGCCCGCCATCGCCCAGCAGTACGACACCGGTGAGGTGCTCATGCTCGGCTGGATGGACGACGAGGCACTGCACCGCACGCTCACCACCGGGCGCTGCACCTACTGGTCGCGCAGCCGCCGCGAGTACTGGGTGAAGGGCGACACCTCCGGCCACTTCCAGTGGGTGAAGTCCGTCGCCCTGGACTGCGACGCCGACACCGTCCTCGTCAAGGTCGACCAGGTGGGCGCCGCCTGCCACACGGGCGCCCGTACCTGCTTCGACGAGGACGTCCTCAAGGCCGCCGAGGGCGGCGCCGATTGCGACGTACCGTCACTGGATCAGTAA
- a CDS encoding TIGR03085 family metal-binding protein, translating to MSTHAKRERLLFADLLETAGPEAPTLCEGWKTRDLAAHVVVRERRPDAAGGILIKQLASRLDRVMEEFAAKPYEELIQLVRTGPPRFSPFSLKQIDEASNTIEFYVHAEDIRRAQPEWSPRELDHVFQDALWSRLERTARLMGRGSPTGLVLRRPDGRTAVAHRGAPVVTVTGEPSELLLFLYGRQQVADVELEGDKDAITKLHETKQLGI from the coding sequence ATGTCGACCCATGCCAAGCGTGAACGGCTTCTCTTCGCCGACCTGTTGGAGACCGCGGGCCCGGAGGCTCCCACCCTGTGCGAGGGCTGGAAGACCCGTGACCTGGCCGCGCACGTGGTGGTGCGCGAGCGCCGCCCCGACGCCGCCGGGGGCATCCTCATCAAACAGCTCGCCTCGCGCCTGGACCGGGTGATGGAGGAGTTCGCCGCGAAGCCGTACGAGGAGCTGATCCAGCTCGTCCGTACCGGCCCGCCGCGTTTCTCGCCCTTCTCCCTCAAGCAGATCGACGAGGCGTCGAACACGATCGAGTTCTATGTCCACGCCGAGGACATCCGCCGCGCCCAGCCCGAGTGGTCCCCACGCGAGCTGGACCACGTCTTCCAGGACGCCCTCTGGTCCCGCCTCGAACGCACCGCCCGCCTGATGGGCCGCGGCTCCCCGACCGGCCTGGTCCTGCGCCGCCCCGACGGCCGGACCGCGGTGGCCCACCGCGGCGCCCCCGTCGTCACGGTCACCGGCGAGCCCTCGGAGCTCCTGCTGTTCCTGTACGGCCGGCAGCAGGTGGCCGATGTGGAACTGGAGGGCGACAAGGACGCGATCACGAAGCTGCACGAGACGAAGCAGCTGGGGATCTGA
- the hisF gene encoding imidazole glycerol phosphate synthase subunit HisF, producing the protein MTLAVRVIPCLDVDNGRVVKGVNFQNLRDAGDPVEMAKVYDAEGADELTFLDITASSGNRETTYDVVRRTAEQVFIPLTVGGGVRTAEDVDKLLRAGADKVGVNTAAIARPDLIREIAERFGRQVLVLSVDARRTPSRSSSYGSFEVTTHGGRKGTGIDAVEWAHRAAELGAGEILLNSMDADGTKDGYDLEMIAAVRKHVTVPVIASGGAGKLADFSPAIEAGADAVLAASVFHFGDLRIGEVKDALRGAGHPVR; encoded by the coding sequence ATGACCCTGGCGGTCCGAGTCATCCCCTGCCTGGACGTGGACAACGGCCGGGTCGTCAAGGGCGTCAACTTCCAGAACCTGCGCGACGCGGGCGACCCCGTCGAGATGGCCAAGGTGTACGACGCCGAGGGCGCCGACGAGCTGACATTCCTGGACATCACCGCCTCGTCGGGCAACCGTGAGACGACGTACGACGTGGTGCGCCGCACCGCCGAGCAGGTCTTCATCCCGCTGACGGTCGGCGGCGGCGTCCGCACGGCCGAGGACGTGGACAAGCTGCTGCGGGCGGGCGCGGACAAGGTCGGCGTCAACACGGCGGCGATCGCCCGCCCCGACCTGATCCGTGAGATCGCCGAGCGCTTCGGCCGCCAGGTCCTGGTGCTGTCGGTCGACGCCCGCCGTACCCCTTCCCGCAGCAGCTCGTACGGCTCCTTCGAGGTCACGACCCACGGCGGCCGCAAGGGCACCGGCATCGACGCCGTCGAGTGGGCCCACCGGGCCGCCGAGCTGGGCGCCGGCGAGATCCTCCTCAACTCCATGGACGCGGACGGCACCAAGGACGGCTACGACCTGGAGATGATCGCGGCCGTCCGCAAGCACGTCACCGTCCCCGTCATCGCCTCCGGCGGCGCCGGCAAGCTGGCGGACTTCTCCCCCGCGATCGAGGCAGGCGCCGACGCCGTCCTCGCCGCCTCGGTCTTCCACTTCGGCGACCTGCGCATCGGCGAGGTCAAGGACGCGTTGCGGGGGGCGGGGCATCCCGTGAGGTGA
- a CDS encoding RidA family protein yields the protein MTSEAVRRVQSGSPWEESFGFARAVAAGDRVLVSGTTAFKGDVLYAEGDPYEQARVAFTSAIEALGEFGLGAESVIRTRMYLTHMRDVEAVGRAHKELFDPVRPAATLLVVEGFVDPRILVEVEVEAFRG from the coding sequence ATGACGTCCGAAGCCGTGCGGCGAGTGCAGAGCGGGAGCCCCTGGGAGGAGTCCTTCGGTTTCGCGCGTGCCGTCGCGGCGGGCGATCGCGTCCTGGTGTCGGGCACCACCGCCTTCAAGGGCGATGTCCTGTACGCGGAGGGCGACCCGTACGAACAGGCCAGGGTGGCCTTCACCAGCGCGATCGAGGCGCTCGGCGAGTTCGGGCTCGGCGCCGAGTCCGTGATCCGTACGCGGATGTACCTGACACACATGCGGGACGTGGAGGCCGTGGGGCGGGCCCACAAGGAACTCTTCGACCCGGTGCGTCCGGCCGCGACCCTGCTGGTCGTGGAGGGTTTCGTCGACCCGCGCATCCTTGTCGAAGTAGAAGTCGAAGCATTCAGAGGCTAG
- the priA gene encoding bifunctional 1-(5-phosphoribosyl)-5-((5-phosphoribosylamino)methylideneamino)imidazole-4-carboxamide isomerase/phosphoribosylanthranilate isomerase PriA has product MAKLELLPAVDVRDGQAVRLVHGESGTETSYGSPLEAALAWQRAGAEWLHLVDLDAAFGTGDNRDLVAEVTRAMDIKVELSGGIRDDASLAKALATGCTRVNLGTAALETPEWVAKVIAEHGDKIAVGLDVKGTTLRGRGWTRDGGDLYETLERLDKEGCARYVVTDIAKDGTLQGPNLELLRNVCAATDRPVVASGGVSSLDDLRAIAELVPLGVEGSIVGKALYAKAFTLEEALEAVSS; this is encoded by the coding sequence ATGGCAAAGCTCGAACTCCTTCCCGCCGTCGACGTCCGTGACGGCCAGGCGGTCCGGCTCGTCCACGGCGAGTCCGGCACGGAGACCTCCTACGGCTCCCCGCTGGAGGCCGCCCTCGCCTGGCAGCGCGCGGGCGCCGAGTGGCTGCACCTGGTCGACCTGGACGCCGCGTTCGGCACCGGCGACAACCGTGACCTGGTCGCCGAGGTCACCCGGGCCATGGACATCAAGGTCGAGCTGTCCGGCGGCATCCGGGACGACGCCTCCCTGGCGAAGGCCCTGGCCACCGGCTGCACCCGGGTCAACCTCGGCACCGCCGCCCTGGAGACCCCCGAATGGGTCGCCAAGGTGATCGCCGAGCACGGCGACAAGATCGCGGTGGGTCTCGACGTGAAGGGCACCACCCTGCGCGGCCGCGGCTGGACCCGCGACGGCGGCGACCTCTACGAGACGCTGGAGCGCCTCGACAAGGAGGGCTGCGCCCGCTACGTCGTCACGGACATCGCCAAGGACGGCACCCTCCAGGGGCCCAACCTGGAGCTGCTGCGCAACGTGTGCGCCGCGACGGACCGCCCGGTCGTCGCCTCCGGCGGCGTGTCGTCCCTCGACGACCTGCGGGCCATCGCCGAGCTCGTGCCCCTCGGTGTCGAGGGCTCCATCGTCGGGAAGGCCCTGTACGCGAAGGCGTTCACCCTGGAAGAGGCCTTGGAGGCTGTGTCGTCATGA
- the hisH gene encoding imidazole glycerol phosphate synthase subunit HisH — MELSTASKKVVVFDYGFGNVRSAERALARTGAEVEITRDYDKAMNADGLLVPGVGAFAACMKGLKEARGDWIIDRRLSGGRPVMGICVGMQILFARGIEHGVETEGLDEWPGAVEPLQAEIVPHMGWNTVEAPAGTELFAGLDADARFYFVHSYAVHDWSLETHNPALTAPKVTWSTHGKPFVAAVENGALWATQFHPEKSGDAGAQLLNNWIGTL; from the coding sequence GTGGAATTGAGCACCGCGTCCAAGAAGGTCGTCGTCTTCGACTACGGCTTCGGAAACGTGAGGTCCGCCGAGCGCGCCCTGGCGCGCACGGGGGCCGAGGTCGAGATAACGCGTGACTACGACAAGGCCATGAACGCGGACGGGCTGCTGGTGCCGGGCGTCGGCGCCTTCGCCGCCTGCATGAAGGGGCTGAAGGAGGCGCGCGGCGACTGGATCATCGACCGGCGGCTCTCCGGTGGCCGCCCGGTGATGGGCATCTGCGTCGGCATGCAGATCCTCTTCGCGCGCGGCATCGAGCACGGCGTGGAGACCGAGGGGCTCGACGAGTGGCCCGGCGCGGTCGAGCCGCTCCAGGCCGAGATCGTGCCGCACATGGGCTGGAACACCGTCGAGGCCCCGGCCGGCACGGAACTGTTCGCCGGCCTCGACGCCGACGCCCGCTTCTACTTCGTGCACTCGTACGCCGTCCACGACTGGTCCCTGGAGACGCACAACCCGGCCCTGACCGCTCCCAAGGTCACCTGGTCGACGCACGGCAAGCCCTTTGTGGCGGCCGTGGAGAACGGCGCCCTGTGGGCCACGCAGTTCCACCCCGAGAAGTCCGGCGACGCCGGAGCGCAGCTGCTGAACAACTGGATCGGAACCCTGTAG
- the hisB gene encoding imidazoleglycerol-phosphate dehydratase HisB → MSRVGRVERTTKETSVLVEINLDGTGKTEISTGVGFYDHMLDQLGRHGLFDLTVKTDGDLHIDSHHTIEDTALALGAAFKQALGDKVGIYRFGNCTVPLDESLAQVTVDLSGRPYLVHTEPEKMAPMIGEYDTTMTRHILESFVAQAQIALHVHVPYGRNAHHIVECQFKALARALRYASERDPRAAGILPSTKGAL, encoded by the coding sequence ATGAGCCGGGTAGGACGCGTGGAGCGGACCACCAAGGAGACGTCGGTCCTCGTCGAGATCAACCTCGACGGCACCGGCAAGACGGAGATCTCCACCGGGGTCGGCTTCTACGACCACATGCTCGACCAGCTCGGCCGCCACGGTCTGTTCGACCTGACCGTGAAGACCGACGGCGACCTGCACATCGACTCCCACCACACCATCGAGGACACCGCCCTCGCGCTGGGCGCCGCCTTCAAGCAGGCCCTCGGCGACAAGGTGGGCATCTACCGCTTCGGCAACTGCACCGTCCCGCTGGACGAGTCCCTCGCCCAGGTCACCGTCGACCTGTCCGGCCGCCCCTACCTCGTGCACACCGAGCCCGAGAAGATGGCGCCGATGATCGGCGAGTACGACACCACGATGACCCGGCACATCCTGGAGTCCTTCGTCGCCCAGGCCCAGATCGCGCTGCACGTGCACGTGCCGTACGGGCGCAACGCACACCACATCGTCGAATGCCAGTTCAAGGCGCTGGCCCGGGCGCTGCGCTACGCGTCCGAGCGCGACCCGCGCGCGGCCGGCATCCTGCCCTCCACGAAGGGCGCACTGTGA